Proteins encoded together in one Bradyrhizobium sp. PSBB068 window:
- the fabG gene encoding 3-oxoacyl-ACP reductase FabG: protein MNGKAIVITGALGALGKVVAEEALARGARVAGIDHAASQLAATADRIELGGVDLTDTVHATAAIDKAAAHFGRLDGLINIAGGFTFEAVSDGDPATWQRMYAMNVMTAFNTSRAAIPHLIKSGAGRIINIGALGALQAASGMGPYAASKAGVHRLTESLAAELKGKVTVNAVLPSIIDTAANRAAMPKADISKWVTPKELAEVILFLASDAASAVTGALLPVNGRV from the coding sequence ATGAACGGAAAAGCCATCGTCATCACCGGCGCCCTTGGCGCGCTTGGCAAAGTGGTCGCCGAAGAAGCCCTCGCGCGCGGGGCGCGCGTCGCCGGCATCGATCACGCCGCCTCGCAGCTTGCGGCAACCGCCGATCGTATCGAGCTCGGTGGCGTCGATCTCACCGACACCGTGCATGCGACCGCTGCGATCGACAAGGCGGCCGCGCATTTCGGCCGGCTCGACGGACTGATCAACATCGCCGGCGGCTTCACCTTCGAGGCGGTGAGCGACGGCGATCCCGCGACCTGGCAACGCATGTATGCGATGAACGTGATGACGGCATTCAACACCTCGCGCGCGGCGATCCCGCACCTCATCAAATCCGGCGCCGGACGCATCATCAATATCGGCGCGCTCGGCGCCTTGCAGGCCGCCTCCGGCATGGGTCCCTACGCCGCCTCGAAGGCCGGCGTGCACCGCCTCACCGAGTCGCTCGCCGCCGAGCTCAAGGGCAAGGTCACGGTCAACGCCGTGCTGCCGTCGATCATCGATACTGCCGCCAATCGCGCCGCGATGCCGAAGGCCGATATCTCCAAATGGGTGACGCCGAAGGAACTCGCCGAGGTGATCCTGTTCCTCGCCAGCGACGCCGCGAGTGCCGTCACCGGCGCGCTGCTGCCGGTCAACGGGCGGGTCTAG
- a CDS encoding SGNH/GDSL hydrolase family protein, with protein MVDSLMFADLPADVIGFKYKLPCLARAIAGGGPIKIVAMGSSSTAGRADVLPYPYWLEMYLRNDPATHGNARIDVINRGRGGEEADKEFDRFQEDIFELEPTLVIWQVGTNAVFHRQDYNIEAVAQKIEAGLDLLRAKSTKMDVMLIDPQYVTAMLKDDKAELSECMVKLISKKAELKGVSVFHRWALMRHWHVHNNISFERMIDPTDPDQLHQSDASTQRLARGLCDTILKATQSAET; from the coding sequence ATGGTTGATAGTTTGATGTTTGCCGATCTGCCTGCCGATGTCATCGGTTTCAAATACAAATTGCCTTGCCTAGCTAGGGCAATCGCCGGCGGCGGTCCGATCAAGATCGTCGCTATGGGATCGTCGTCGACCGCCGGTAGAGCGGATGTCCTGCCGTATCCCTATTGGCTCGAGATGTATTTGCGGAACGATCCGGCGACCCACGGCAATGCGCGGATCGATGTTATCAATCGCGGCCGAGGCGGCGAGGAGGCCGACAAGGAGTTCGATCGCTTTCAGGAGGACATTTTCGAGCTCGAGCCGACGTTGGTGATCTGGCAGGTTGGAACCAACGCGGTCTTTCACCGACAGGACTACAACATCGAAGCCGTTGCCCAGAAGATCGAAGCGGGACTCGATCTGTTGCGTGCCAAGTCGACCAAGATGGACGTCATGCTGATTGATCCGCAATATGTCACGGCCATGCTGAAGGATGACAAGGCGGAGCTCTCGGAATGCATGGTGAAGCTGATTTCGAAAAAGGCAGAACTCAAGGGTGTCAGCGTTTTTCACCGCTGGGCGCTGATGCGGCATTGGCACGTGCATAACAATATCTCGTTCGAGCGCATGATCGATCCGACCGATCCGGACCAACTGCACCAGAGCGACGCAAGCACGCAGCGGCTCGCCCGCGGGCTGTGCGACACGATCCTGAAGGCGACCCAGAGCGCCGAAACCTGA
- a CDS encoding tyrosine-protein phosphatase, protein MSEAPARHLNLAGASNFRDLGGYQTRDGRTVRWRQIFRSNHLAHLTEQDVAVVRGLGVRSAFDFRGVAERAEALCGMNDVTVHSLPVEPTVVAALRKIAGNRELSEADAIDVMRDSYRGYVQDNTPRYRTLFTHLLEDRAPLVIHCTAGKDRTGFACALILHALGVSEQVIADDYLLTNRFYKRDPAHSTELPDDVKQVLGTVREAFLEASFEAIDADYGSLDGYFRDGLGLGPAERKALEGRYLQT, encoded by the coding sequence ATGTCAGAAGCTCCTGCCCGTCACCTCAATCTCGCCGGCGCCAGCAATTTTCGTGACCTCGGCGGCTACCAGACGCGTGACGGCCGGACAGTGCGCTGGCGGCAGATCTTCCGCTCCAATCATCTGGCGCATCTCACCGAGCAGGACGTCGCCGTGGTGCGTGGCCTCGGGGTCAGAAGCGCATTCGATTTCCGCGGCGTCGCCGAGCGCGCCGAGGCGCTGTGCGGCATGAATGACGTCACCGTGCATTCCCTGCCCGTCGAGCCGACGGTAGTGGCCGCGCTGCGTAAGATCGCTGGCAACCGCGAGCTGTCCGAAGCCGACGCGATCGACGTGATGCGGGATTCCTATCGCGGCTATGTGCAGGACAACACACCGCGCTATCGCACGCTGTTTACCCATCTGCTCGAAGACCGCGCGCCGCTGGTGATCCACTGCACGGCGGGCAAGGATCGCACCGGCTTTGCCTGCGCGCTGATCCTGCACGCGCTCGGCGTGTCCGAGCAGGTGATCGCGGACGACTATCTCCTGACCAACCGGTTCTACAAGCGCGATCCGGCTCACAGCACCGAGCTGCCCGACGACGTCAAGCAGGTGCTCGGCACCGTGCGCGAGGCGTTTCTGGAGGCTTCGTTCGAGGCGATCGATGCCGACTATGGCAGCCTCGACGGCTATTTCCGCGATGGCCTCGGGCTCGGCCCGGCCGAGCGGAAGGCGCTTGAAGGCCGCTATCTGCAGACCTGA
- a CDS encoding MliC family protein: MTYRGDAVVIGAILTTVFGSSAAPAQSDFRNYRCADGTQFITAFFDGDTRAHLQVDGKAVTLTKRLSLTGTRYKGGGVTLEIGRAGLTRLRHAKRPVTACEQA, encoded by the coding sequence ATGACTTATCGCGGGGATGCCGTTGTCATCGGCGCAATTCTTACAACGGTCTTTGGTTCCTCGGCAGCGCCGGCGCAGTCCGACTTCCGGAATTATCGTTGTGCCGACGGCACGCAGTTCATTACAGCGTTCTTCGATGGTGACACGCGTGCGCATCTGCAAGTCGACGGCAAGGCGGTGACGCTGACGAAGCGGCTGTCGCTGACCGGCACGCGTTACAAGGGCGGTGGCGTCACGCTCGAGATCGGCCGGGCCGGATTGACCAGGCTGCGGCATGCGAAGCGGCCGGTGACGGCCTGCGAGCAGGCATGA
- a CDS encoding DUF2735 domain-containing protein → MITTGQNQGSATIYQFPAGGRAALGGRRYGEVRMARDLAAEVETSACSESWYHQAAIDDAKPSRDH, encoded by the coding sequence ATGATCACCACGGGCCAAAATCAGGGATCGGCAACGATCTATCAATTCCCAGCAGGGGGCCGCGCGGCTCTCGGCGGACGCCGCTACGGCGAAGTGCGGATGGCGCGCGATCTTGCCGCTGAGGTCGAGACCTCGGCATGCAGCGAGAGCTGGTACCACCAGGCCGCCATCGACGACGCCAAGCCGAGCCGCGATCACTGA
- a CDS encoding glutamine synthetase beta-grasp domain-containing protein translates to MTKYKLEYIWLDGYTPTPSLRGKTQIKEFASFPTLEQLPLWGFDGSSTQQAEGHSSDCVLKPVACYPDAARENGVLVMCEVMMPDGRTPHVSNKRATVLDDEGAWFGFEQEYFFYKDGRPLGFPEEGYPAPQGPYYTGVGYKNVGSVARKIVEEHLNLCLAAGINHEGINAEVAKGQWEFQIFGKGSKTAADQMWMARYLMLRLTESYGIDIEFHCKPLGDTDWNGSGMHANFSTKYMREVGGKEYFESLMKAFDKNLMDHIAVYGPDNDKRLTGKHETAPWNKFSYGVADRGASIRVPHSFVNNGYKGYLEDRRPNSQGDPYQIASQILKTISEVPTGAKAAA, encoded by the coding sequence ATGACCAAGTACAAGCTCGAGTATATCTGGCTCGACGGATATACGCCGACGCCGAGCCTGCGCGGCAAGACGCAGATCAAGGAATTCGCGTCGTTCCCGACCCTCGAACAGCTTCCGCTGTGGGGCTTTGACGGTTCGTCCACCCAGCAGGCTGAAGGCCACAGCTCTGACTGCGTGCTGAAGCCGGTTGCCTGCTATCCCGACGCCGCGCGCGAGAACGGCGTGCTGGTGATGTGCGAAGTCATGATGCCGGACGGCAGGACGCCGCATGTCTCGAACAAGCGCGCCACCGTTCTGGATGACGAAGGCGCCTGGTTCGGCTTCGAGCAGGAGTACTTCTTCTACAAGGACGGCCGTCCGCTCGGCTTCCCGGAAGAGGGTTATCCGGCGCCGCAGGGCCCGTACTACACCGGCGTCGGCTACAAGAACGTCGGCAGCGTCGCCCGCAAGATCGTCGAAGAGCATCTCAATCTCTGCCTCGCCGCCGGCATCAACCACGAAGGCATCAACGCCGAAGTGGCGAAGGGCCAGTGGGAATTCCAGATCTTCGGCAAGGGCTCCAAGACCGCCGCTGACCAGATGTGGATGGCCCGCTATTTGATGCTGCGCCTCACTGAGAGCTACGGCATCGACATCGAATTCCACTGCAAGCCGCTCGGCGACACCGATTGGAACGGCTCGGGCATGCACGCCAACTTCTCGACCAAGTACATGCGCGAAGTCGGCGGCAAGGAGTACTTCGAGAGCCTGATGAAGGCCTTCGACAAGAACCTGATGGACCACATTGCCGTCTACGGCCCGGACAACGACAAGCGTCTGACCGGCAAGCACGAGACCGCTCCGTGGAACAAGTTCAGCTACGGCGTGGCTGACCGTGGTGCGTCGATCCGCGTGCCGCATTCCTTCGTCAACAACGGCTACAAGGGCTATCTGGAAGACCGCCGTCCGAACTCCCAGGGCGACCCCTACCAGATCGCTTCGCAGATCCTGAAGACGATCTCCGAGGTTCCGACCGGCGCCAAGGCCGCCGCTTAA